In Panicum virgatum strain AP13 chromosome 4N, P.virgatum_v5, whole genome shotgun sequence, a single window of DNA contains:
- the LOC120668592 gene encoding uncharacterized protein LOC120668592: MRTGAGGRGLCPSLKDNTVGDDPDGVFSISIRVLPYAVRLDDGTVKQYERQDLDWDVSLNGYTMDSFLTDLKQRLHFGSTQEPQIWCTNMSTKAQEKVQISEHLLTIFKDRWSTKWVCFLVEIVDIGSSFSCQSSVTFSSSGTQEPIILESQPCEQPDVELIDWDTLVIQESHDEEGRIETIGQDELYIILGLKDEDERAKKAAEAAAKEAAAQAAETQGDTMPLDIDGAAIPVDDVIPEELHLRYDKDKPQMKLGLCYPDMDEFRMAVRQYAINEEFELGTEKSDKKRFRGYCTGEDCPWRIVGNRQSDKRTIMITLLVNKHDCISTSRIKTTTASKSWVAAKAVPILIKDEKMGAKQLQRKLEDDYNITVGYDTVWKGREMALKQIYGSWEESFHTLYSWKAEIEKVSPGSVVEIDTEVVQGRVYFRRFFCALAPCIEGFKAGCRPYLSIDGTALNGRWNGHLASATGIDGNNWMYPIAFGFIDSETEDNWIWFMSQLNKAIGNAYPLAICTDACKGLENAVKQIFPQAEHRECFRHLMQNFIKRYSGDTFGRMYPAARAYRTAVFDHHMEKILEADSEVGMYLAQYHHLLWMRCAFNPAIKCDYITNNIAEVFNNWVKDYKDLPVTELADKIREMIMVLWDKRRRMGERFHGWLLPTVRLQLRARTRGLGHLRVVGSARFSAEVWDNSRDNHVRHVVKLLDRTCTYEEWQHTGKPCEHALAFLTTQKQVPFNDYVHEYFSVQRFIAAYERVIELMTDRSMWPKVDLGYVLGAPLGKRGVGRQRKNRIKSFLEGGSRKGKVGNDNENEKEKEKDIEKGKEKIMIRGPVTCRRCGNKGHRQTSYKCPLNGTKKKPRKPRKNKTKQLRTDSTPMKSNITKGPLLEDSPGMLTRRRLAMLRGEGTSNQSTAAAPATPSTPTASVKTASKTAVKKITPKKRKRNLEDCY; the protein is encoded by the exons ATGAGGACAGGAGCAGGCGGTAGAGGGTTGTGCCCCAGCTTGAAGGACAACACCGTTGG GGATGATCCGGATGGGGTTTTTAGTATTTCGATTAGAGTTCTTCCTTATGCTGTGAGGCTTGATGATGGAACCGTCAAGCAGTATGAAAGGCAAGATTTGGATTGGGATGTGTCCTTGAATGGGTACACAATGGATAGTTTTCTCACAGATCTCAAGCAGAGGTTGCATTTTGGCAGTACACAAGAGCCTCAGATCTGGTGCACTAACATGAGCACAAAGGCCCAAGAAAAGGTTCAAATCAGTGAGCATCTGCTAACCATATTCAAGGATAGATGGTCTACAAAGTGGGTGTGCTTCTTAGTTGAAATTGTTGACATAGGAAGTAGTTTTTCGTGCCAGTCAAGTGTGACTTTCTCGAGTAGTGGTACACAGGAACCCATAATTCTTGAGTCCCAGCCATGTGAGCAACCTGATGTTGAGTTGATTGATTGGGACACACTGGTAATTCAGGAAAGCCATGATGAGGAAGGAAGAATTGAAACCATTGGACAAGATGAATTGTACATTATTTTGGGGTTGAAGGATGAGGATGAAAGGGCAAAGAAGGCTGCAGAGGCTGCTGCAAAGGAGGCTGCAGCACAGGCTGCTGAAACCCAAGGAGATACCATGCCATTGGACATAGATGGTGCGGCCATTCCAGTGGACGATGTCATACCAGAGGAGTTGCATCTAAGATATGATAAGGATAAGCCACAAATGAAACTTGGCCTTTGTTACCCTGATATGGATGAGTTCAGGATGGCTGTGAGGCAGTATGCAATTAATGAGGAGTTTGAATTGGGTACAGAGAAATCAGATAAGAAGCGATTTAGAGGGTATTGCACTGGTGAAGATTGCCCTTGGAGAATAGTCGGCAATCGGCAAAGCGATAAGAGAACTATCATG ATCACCCTTTTAGTGAATAAACATGATTGTATTTCAACCAGCAGAATAAAGACTACCACAGCTTCAAAATCCTGGGTGGCTGCAAAAGCTGTCCCTATCCTCATCAAGGACGAGAAAATGGGTGCTAAGCAGCTGCAGAGAAAGTTGGAAGATGACTACAACATCACTGTTGGGTATGATACAGTATGGAAAGGAAGGGAGATGGCTTTGAAACAGATATATGGGTCATGGGAAGAGAGTTTCCATACATTGTACAGTTGGAAGGCAGAGATTGAGAAGGTGTCTCCAGGAAGTGTAGTCGAGATTGATACCGAGGTTGTACAAGGGAGAGTTTACTTTCGTAGATTTTTTTGTGCACTAGCCCCTTGCATTGAGGGATTCAAGGCTGGTTGTAGGCCATACCTATCCATTGATGGGACTGCACTTAATGGAAGGTGGAATGGCCATTTAGCTTCTGCTACGGGTATAGATGGAAACAATTGGATGTATCCAATAGCTTTTGGATTCATAGATTCAGAGACTGAAGACAACTGGATTTGGTTTATGAGTCAGCTCAATAAAGCAATAGGGAATGCTTACCCTTTGGCCATTTGTACAGATGCTTGTAAAGGTTTGGAAAATGCAGTTAAACAAATATTCCCTCAAGCTGAACATAGGGAATGCTTTAGACACTTGATGCAAAACTTCATCAAGAGGTATTCTGGTGACACATTTGGAAGGATGTATCCCGCTGCAAGAGCATATAGAACTGCTGTTTTTGATCATCACATGGAAAAAATTTTGGAGGCAGATTCTGAAGTGGGGATGTACCTAGCTCAGTACCATCACCTATTGTGGATGAGGTGTGCTTTCAACCCAGCCATCAAATGTGATTACATCACAAATAATATTGCTGAGGTGTTTAATAACTGGGTAAAAGACTATAAAGACCTGCCTGTTACAGAGCTAGCTGATAAGATAAGGGAGATGATAATGGTACTATGGGATAAGAGGAGAAGGATGGGAGAAAGGTTTCATGGATGGTTACTCCCAACTGTAAGACTACAGCTAAGGGCGAGGACTAGAGGATTAGGACACCTGAGAGTTGTCGGCTCTGCTAGATTTTCTGCAGAAGTTTGGGACAACAGTAGAGATAACCATGTGAGGCATGTTGTTAAATTATTGGATAGAACCTGCACTTATGAAGAGTGGCAACACACAGGTAAACCATGTGAACATGCCTTGGCTTTTCTGACGACACAAAAGCAAGTCCCATTCAATGATTATGTTCATGAGTACTTCTCAGTTCAGAGGTTTATAGCAGCATATGAACGAGTGATTGAACTAATGACTGATAGAAGTATGTGGCCAAAGGTTGACCTTGGCTATGTCTTAGGGGCACCTCTTGGGAAAAGGGGAGTTGGCAGACAGAGAAAGAATAGGATCAAAAGCTTCCTAGAGGGAGGTAGCAGGAAAGGGAAAGTAGGAAATGATAATGagaatgagaaagaaaaagagaaagacaTAGAAAAGGGAAAGGAGAAGATAATGATTAGAGGCCCAGTGACATGCCGTAGATGTGGAAATAAGGGCCATCGGCAGACTAGCTACAAATGCCCACTGAATGGCACAAAAAAGAAGCCAAGGAAGCcaaggaaaaataaaacaaagcaGCTGAGAACTGATTCTACACCTATGAAGTCTAACATCACAAAGGGTCCACTACTGGAAGATAGCCCTGGGATGCTCACAAGAAG GCGTCTAGCGATGCTTAGGGGAGAAGGCACTTCCAATCAGAgcactgcagcagctcctgctacTCCAAGCACGCCAACAGCTTCAGTTAAGACTGCTAGCAAGACTGCAGTGAAAAAGATTACTCcaaagaagaggaaaaggaatCTGGAAGACTGCTACTAA
- the LOC120668596 gene encoding uncharacterized protein LOC120668596 translates to MPSSYSGRTSLLDPSPCHVRELPMDAAQAPAGVVVNIEALAGQRGSNAPAAPKDQAWKKFLCHVGPGFMVSLAFLDLRNLVFSQQLLLKASLFNCGTASANGVCLDT, encoded by the exons ATGCCATCGTCCTACTCCGGTCGAACGAGCCTGCTCGATCCATCGCCGTGCCACGTACGGGAGCTACCGATGGATGCCGCGCAAGCGCCCGCGGGAGTGGTGGTCAACATCGAGGCGCTCGCCGGACAGAGAGGGAGCAACGCTCCCGCTGCGCCCAAG GACcaagcatggaaaaagttttTGTGCCACGTTGGACCAGGATTTATGGTTTCCCTAGCCTTCCTTGATCTCCGGAACT TGGTATTctcgcagcagctgctgctgaagGCTTCTCTTTTTAATTGTGGCACTGCATCTGCAAATGGAGTATGCTTAGACACTTGA